One segment of Cyprinus carpio isolate SPL01 chromosome B20, ASM1834038v1, whole genome shotgun sequence DNA contains the following:
- the LOC109044829 gene encoding DBH-like monooxygenase protein 1 homolog, with the protein MSENQPLCALVFLSSLFCSACSQGTRFVHSAALDADGRYNIKWGFDESTITFEVEVETRGYIGFGLSPTGAMSSSDIVIGGVLSGSPYLLDYYTDSNRKVHKDALQSYQLLYGRENDTHTVLAFSRNLQTCDDNDKVITGSTVRVIWAFHAEDVGVSGPVYHGMNRGRKSLRLLNPGTSSSIPAGTAFFDLQNEEVPVPHKDTTYWCQIFKFPELKKKHHIIRIEPMIQKGHENLVHHILLYQCDSNLNKSEIDRGHECYHPNMPDSFFTCETVLFAWAIGGEGFTYPPHVGMSIGTSIDPVYVQMEIHFDNPSLQRGIVDSSGLRLYYSPSLRRYDAGVIETGVWVSLYHMLPPGMQDYITEGHCTQECLQESLDSEMPSGIHVFAVLLHAHLAGRAIRARHFRQQVELQPLASDDQFDFNFQEFQPLSQERIILPGDSLITECRYNTKGRMNMTWGGLSTRDEMCLSYLLYYPRVNLARCESLPEITGQLKFIGVKEIQEPVT; encoded by the exons ATGTCTGAAAATCAGCCTCTTTGCGCTCTAGTTTTCTTATCTTCACTCTTCTGCTCGGCATGCTCACAGGGGACACGATTCGTTCATTCAGCTGCACTAGATGCGGATGGGAGATACAACATTAAGTGGGGATTTGATGAGTCCACGATAACTTTTGAAGTAGAAGTGGAAACGAGAGGATATATAGGATTCGGTTTGTCACCGACCGGTGCGATGTCCTCGTCTGATATCGTGATAGGTGGTGTGCTCAGCGGAAGTCCATATCTgctg GACTACTATACAGACTCAAACAGAAAGGTCCATAAAGATGCTCTGCAGAGCTACCAGCTGCTGTACGGCAGAGAGAATGATACACATACCGTTCTGGCTTTTAGCAGAAACCTCCAGACCTGTGATGACAATGACAAAGTCATAACG GGCAGTACAGTGAGAGTGATCTGGGCATTCCATGCAGAGGACGTGGGAGTGTCAGGACCAGTCTACCATGGGATGAACAGAGGCAGAAAGAGTCTGCGATTACTCAACCCTGGAACCAGCTCCAGCATCCCAGCAGGAACAGCTTTCTTTGACCTTCAAAATGAGGAG GTTCCTGTACCGCATAAGGATACAACGTACTGGTGTCAGATCTTTAAATTTCCAGAGCTGAAGAAGAAACATCATATAATCAGA ATAGAGCCAATGATTCAGAAGGGACATGAGAATCTAGTTCATCACATTCTGCTCTACCAGTGTGACAGCAATCTGAACAAGAGTGAGATTGACAGAGGACATGAATGCTACCATCCAAATATGCCAGACTCCTTCTTCACCTGTGAAACTGTCCTATTTGCTTGGGCTATTGGGGGAGAG GGCTTCACCTACCCTCCTCATGTTGGAATGTCTATAGGAACCTCAATAGACCCAGTCTATGTACAAATGGAGATTCACTTCGATAACCCATCTTTACAAAGAG GGATAGTGGACAGTTCGGGCCTGCGTTTGTACTACAGCCCCAGCCTGAGGCGCTATGATGCTGGGGTCATCGAGACAGGAGTGTGGGTCAGTCTCTACCACATGCTGCCCCCAGGCATGCAGGATTATATTACAGAAGGACACTGTACACAGGAGTGTCTCCAAGAG TCATTAGACAGCGAGATGCCCAGTGGAATTCATGTGTTTGCAGTTCTGCTCCATGCTCACCTGGCAGGACGGGCTATAAGAGCCAGACATTTCCGCCAGCAGGTTGAGCTCCAGCCACTAGCCTCAGACGATCAGTTTGATTTCAACTTCCAGGAGTTCCAGCCGCTCAGCCAGGAGAGGATCATCCTGCCT GGGGATTCTCTAATCACTGAATGTAGATACAACACTAAAGGCAGAATGAACATGACCTGG ggaGGTCTTAGTACACGGGATGAGATGTGTTTATCATATCTGCTGTACTACCCCAGGGTCAACCTAGCCAGGTGTGAAAGTTTACCAGAAATCACTGGCCAGCTTAAATTCATTGGGGTCAAAGAGATCCAGGAGCCTGTTACGTAA